A genomic segment from Mustela lutreola isolate mMusLut2 chromosome 15, mMusLut2.pri, whole genome shotgun sequence encodes:
- the G6PC1 gene encoding glucose-6-phosphatase catalytic subunit 1 isoform X2, translating to MPFMTLGSSQRTTSRILFGQRPYWWVMDTDYYRNTSVPLIKQFPVTCETGPGSPSGHAMGTAGVYYVMVTSTLAIFRGKKKPTYRFRCLNVALWLGFWAVQLNVCLSRIYLAAHFPHQVVAGVLSGIAVAETFRHIQSIYNASLKKYFLVTFFLFGFAIGFYLLLKGLGVDLLWTLEKAQRWCQRPEWVHIDTTPFASLLKNVGTLFGLGLALNSSMYRESCKGKLSKWFPFRLCCIVVSLVLLHLFDSLKPPSQVELIFYVLSFCKSAAVPLASVSLIPYCLARVLGQPDKKSL from the exons GATTCTGTTTGGACAGCGTCCATACTGGTGGGTCATGGACACAGATTACTACCGCAACACATCTGTGCCGCTGATAAAGCAGTTTCCAGTCACCTGCGAGACTGGACCAG GGAGTCCCTCTGGTCATGCCATGGGCACAGCGGGTGTATACTATGTGATGGTCACATCCACCCTGGCTATCTTCCGGGGGAAGAAAAAACCAACCTACAGATTTCG GTGCTTGAACGTCGCTTTGTGGTTGGGATTCTGGGCCGTGCAGCTGAACGTCTGTCTGTCCCGAATCTACCTCGCCGCTCATTTTCCCCATCAGGTTGTTGCCGGAGTCCTGTCAG GCATTGCTGTGGCTGAAACTTTCCGCCACATCCAGAGCATCTACAACGCCAGCCTCAAGAAGTACTTCCTCGTCACCTTCTTCTTGTTCGGCTTTGCCATTGGATTTTACCTGCTGCTCAAGGGGCTCGGCGTAGACCTCCTGTGGACGCTGGAGAAAGCCCAGAGATGGTGCCAGCGGCCGGAATGGGTCCACATTGACACCACGCCCTTCGCCAGCCTCCTCAAGAACGTGGGGACCCTCTTCGGCCTGGGGCTGGCTCTCAACTCCAGCATGTACAGGGAGAGCTGCAAGGGAAAGCTCAGCAAATGGTTCCCGTTCCGCCTCTGCTGCATCGTGGTCTCTCTTGTTCTCCTGCACCTCTTTGACTCTCTGAAGCCCCCGTCCCAAGTGGAGCTGATCTTCTACGTCCTGTCCTTCTGCAAGAGTGCGGCCGTGCCCCTGGCATCTGTCAGTCTCATCCCTTACTGCCTTGCCCGGGTCCTGGGCCAGCCGGACAAGAAGTCTTTGTAA